In a single window of the Aminomonas paucivorans DSM 12260 genome:
- a CDS encoding CHASE domain-containing hybrid sensor histidine kinase/response regulator, with product MEEALRGRGRGRWFLGGLAGLFLTVSLVLVSLAVQVAGTRMKEDLLQQVLWLAAAVDPELVRGLRFSPEDRDNPAFLRMRSQMVLFRPCHVHGDPLHRSAGSDDASQGLSYLSIYTMALRGGRILFGPENIDEGAPQASPPGTPYLEPPDEVRRVFETARPEVAGPFRDEYGSFVSAFAPVLDPRTGEVMLVVGMDRMASGWQKDRFRAALLPLSFLLLLLPLILLRRGDRSPVRLARALRHQEALVVGVLGLVLSLQAASLVWQMEDRSLQKAFLHFVTPQVSAVSMAVRDLRGFLLEGLARFLEQNPEVGKEGFARYAEPLVRESFVEALFWMPAVREGDLRAFETSMRRQGRPDYRVWQFDGRGMPIPASGRRVFFPVCQILPEEGNRAVLGFDVGSETRRRSALEEAARTGFATITDPLTPANERGNPSVGFLYLPVSAPGAPDPAGYAAAWFRYEALLRTVLRGFGGGSWVRWTLLQLREGKEPLLLAASVPQGRSRPLPPSWEAYQIPLFAFGKTFVLRPAPGEAFWGQHLSWVRWLVLGAGLLITLAGAVFAGYLANRRLLLAREVGTRTEELRRVLETIRRERDLFSGGPVVVFLWGTDETGTVEYVSGNVEAVWGYTPEEMTRKGFLFMELVHPEDRDRVVREIRDHADQGRSHFEQSYRLRRRDGEYRWVADFTVLEKDEAGEVERLRGYLVDQTVLKEAEKALRATGEELDRYFTLSLDLLCIATTEGRFVRLNPEWTRVLGYAMGELEGRSFLDLVHPEDLPATLEALGRLGGQEEVLDFVNRYRCKDGTYRWIEWRSRPFGTLIYAVARDISDRVETEARLQEANRRLEEQTALARSMALQADQANRAKSDFLANMSHEIRTPMNGILGMAALLLDTDLTPEQRHFGEIVQASAENLLGLLNDILDLSKIEAGRLALEEVDFDLRSLFDDVGAALAAQAQAKGLEFLGSVEPDVPSALRGDPGRLRQVLTNLLGNAVKFTHRGEVVVRARRVSESPERVQVRFSVRDTGIGIPADKVDLLFQKFTQADASTTRHYGGTGLGLAISKNLVELMGGEIGVHSREGVGSEFWFTLDFAKQPGGEGARGGDSRDLKGVRALVVDDNATNREILLARLTGWGMAVEAVADGPSALEVLRAASARGVPFEMAVLDMQMPGMDGETLGRILREDPKLGGLKLVMMTSMGQRGDAHRMEEIGFSAYLTKPLRHQDLRDSLTAVLAGEKQPLVTRHRIRELRRRGRALLVEDNEVNRQVALGMLRRLGLRADVAEDGLGALRALEEGDYDLVLMDVQMPGMDGVETTRAIRAPGSRARNPRVPIVAMTAHAMQGDRERCLEAGMDGFLSKPLDFSTLAESLSPWLGGEDNAPSEVSPGGAEGAGEGVQTPSPPDYDREGLMRRLGGDEDLAAEIHRAFLGDLPRQLRMLEDLVDRGEAAEAGLRAHTIKGAAANVGAEALREAAWEMEQAGRRGDGEALSSWLPEVRVRFLRFRERVEAMGREGSGGGG from the coding sequence ACGATGCCTCCCAGGGCCTTTCCTACCTGAGCATCTACACCATGGCCCTTCGGGGCGGGCGGATCCTCTTCGGTCCGGAGAACATCGACGAGGGGGCCCCCCAGGCCTCTCCCCCCGGAACCCCCTATCTGGAGCCCCCCGACGAGGTGCGGCGGGTCTTCGAGACCGCCCGCCCCGAGGTGGCGGGGCCCTTTCGAGACGAGTACGGATCCTTCGTCAGCGCTTTTGCCCCGGTGCTGGACCCCCGAACCGGCGAGGTGATGCTGGTGGTGGGGATGGACCGGATGGCCTCGGGTTGGCAGAAGGACCGGTTCCGGGCCGCCCTCCTCCCCCTCTCCTTCCTTCTGCTCCTTCTCCCCCTGATCCTCCTGAGACGAGGGGATCGGTCCCCGGTGCGTCTTGCCCGGGCCCTTCGGCACCAGGAGGCCCTGGTCGTGGGCGTCCTGGGGCTGGTGCTCTCCCTCCAGGCGGCCTCCCTGGTTTGGCAGATGGAGGATCGCTCCCTCCAGAAGGCCTTTCTCCATTTCGTGACCCCCCAGGTATCGGCGGTCTCCATGGCGGTCCGGGACCTGCGGGGTTTCCTCCTGGAGGGGCTGGCCCGCTTTTTGGAGCAGAACCCCGAGGTGGGGAAGGAGGGATTCGCCCGTTACGCGGAGCCTCTGGTGCGGGAATCCTTCGTAGAGGCACTGTTCTGGATGCCAGCGGTGCGGGAGGGAGACCTGCGGGCCTTCGAAACCTCCATGCGTCGCCAGGGGAGACCGGACTACCGCGTCTGGCAGTTCGATGGGCGGGGGATGCCGATTCCCGCCTCGGGGCGTCGGGTCTTCTTCCCGGTGTGCCAGATCCTCCCGGAGGAGGGGAATCGGGCGGTTCTGGGGTTCGACGTGGGGTCCGAGACGCGACGCCGCTCGGCCTTGGAGGAGGCGGCCCGGACGGGGTTCGCCACCATCACCGATCCCCTGACCCCCGCCAACGAACGGGGGAACCCTTCCGTGGGCTTCCTCTACCTCCCCGTGTCTGCCCCGGGGGCCCCCGATCCTGCGGGTTATGCCGCCGCCTGGTTCCGGTACGAGGCACTGCTTCGGACGGTGCTTCGGGGTTTCGGAGGGGGGAGCTGGGTCCGGTGGACCCTGTTGCAGCTTCGGGAGGGGAAGGAGCCTCTCCTCCTGGCGGCCTCGGTCCCCCAGGGGCGTTCCCGTCCCCTTCCCCCTTCCTGGGAGGCCTACCAGATCCCCCTGTTCGCCTTCGGCAAGACCTTCGTCCTGCGTCCCGCGCCGGGGGAGGCCTTTTGGGGCCAGCATCTTTCCTGGGTGCGATGGCTGGTTTTGGGGGCGGGGCTTCTGATCACCCTGGCGGGGGCGGTCTTCGCGGGGTATCTGGCCAATCGCAGGCTTCTCCTGGCCCGGGAGGTGGGGACCCGCACGGAGGAACTCCGCCGGGTCCTGGAGACGATCCGCCGGGAGCGGGACCTCTTCTCCGGGGGGCCCGTGGTGGTCTTTCTCTGGGGGACCGACGAGACGGGGACGGTGGAGTACGTCTCCGGCAACGTGGAGGCGGTCTGGGGGTACACCCCGGAGGAGATGACCCGGAAGGGTTTTCTCTTCATGGAGCTGGTTCACCCGGAGGACAGGGATCGGGTGGTCCGGGAGATCCGGGACCACGCCGACCAGGGGCGATCCCACTTCGAACAGTCCTACCGCCTGCGGCGCCGGGACGGAGAGTACCGCTGGGTGGCGGACTTCACGGTGCTGGAGAAGGACGAGGCGGGGGAGGTGGAACGGCTTCGGGGCTACCTGGTGGATCAGACGGTCCTCAAGGAGGCGGAGAAGGCCCTGCGGGCCACGGGGGAGGAGCTGGACCGGTACTTCACCCTCAGCCTGGATCTGCTCTGCATCGCCACCACCGAAGGGCGGTTCGTGCGCCTCAACCCCGAATGGACCCGGGTGTTGGGCTATGCCATGGGCGAACTGGAGGGACGGAGTTTCCTGGACCTGGTGCACCCGGAGGACCTGCCCGCCACCCTGGAAGCCTTGGGACGCCTCGGAGGGCAGGAGGAGGTGCTGGACTTCGTCAACCGCTACCGCTGCAAGGACGGGACCTATCGGTGGATCGAATGGCGATCCCGCCCCTTCGGGACCCTCATCTACGCGGTGGCCCGGGACATCTCGGACCGGGTGGAAACGGAAGCGCGCCTTCAGGAGGCGAACCGCCGCCTGGAGGAACAGACAGCCCTGGCCCGGAGCATGGCCCTGCAGGCGGACCAGGCCAACCGGGCGAAGAGCGATTTCCTGGCCAACATGAGCCATGAGATCCGGACCCCCATGAACGGCATCCTGGGGATGGCGGCGCTCCTCCTGGACACGGACCTGACCCCGGAACAGCGCCACTTCGGGGAGATCGTCCAGGCCAGCGCGGAGAACCTTCTGGGGCTGCTCAACGACATCCTGGACCTCTCCAAGATCGAGGCGGGGCGCCTTGCCCTGGAGGAGGTGGACTTCGACCTGCGCTCCCTCTTCGACGACGTGGGCGCCGCCCTGGCTGCCCAGGCCCAGGCCAAGGGGCTGGAGTTCCTGGGCAGCGTGGAGCCCGACGTCCCCTCGGCCCTGCGGGGCGATCCCGGAAGGCTGAGGCAGGTGCTGACCAACCTCCTGGGCAACGCGGTGAAGTTCACCCACCGGGGGGAGGTGGTGGTTCGGGCCCGGCGGGTTTCCGAATCCCCGGAGCGGGTGCAGGTCCGGTTCTCCGTGCGGGACACGGGCATCGGCATCCCTGCGGACAAGGTGGACCTTCTCTTCCAGAAGTTCACCCAGGCCGACGCCTCCACCACCCGGCACTACGGGGGCACGGGGCTGGGGCTGGCCATCTCCAAGAACCTGGTGGAACTCATGGGGGGAGAGATTGGGGTGCACAGCCGGGAGGGGGTGGGTTCGGAGTTTTGGTTCACCCTCGACTTCGCCAAACAGCCCGGGGGAGAGGGGGCCAGAGGAGGAGACTCCCGGGACCTGAAGGGAGTCCGGGCCCTGGTGGTGGACGACAACGCCACCAACCGGGAGATCCTCCTGGCCCGCCTGACGGGATGGGGCATGGCGGTGGAGGCGGTGGCGGACGGTCCCTCGGCGCTGGAGGTTCTCCGCGCCGCTTCGGCCAGGGGCGTTCCCTTCGAGATGGCGGTCCTGGACATGCAGATGCCCGGCATGGACGGGGAGACCCTGGGGCGGATCCTCCGGGAGGACCCGAAGTTGGGTGGCCTGAAGCTGGTGATGATGACCTCCATGGGACAGAGAGGCGATGCCCACAGGATGGAGGAGATCGGGTTCTCCGCCTACCTCACCAAGCCCCTTCGCCACCAGGACCTGCGGGACTCCCTTACGGCGGTGCTGGCGGGGGAGAAGCAGCCCCTGGTGACCCGCCATCGGATCCGGGAACTGCGCCGTCGGGGGCGGGCGCTCCTGGTGGAGGACAACGAGGTGAACCGCCAGGTGGCCCTGGGGATGCTGCGTCGCCTGGGCCTGAGGGCGGATGTGGCGGAGGACGGGCTGGGGGCTCTTCGGGCGCTGGAGGAAGGGGACTACGACCTGGTGCTCATGGACGTGCAGATGCCCGGCATGGACGGCGTGGAGACCACTCGGGCCATCCGGGCTCCCGGGTCCCGGGCCCGGAACCCCCGGGTCCCCATCGTGGCCATGACCGCCCACGCCATGCAGGGGGACCGGGAGCGGTGCCTGGAGGCGGGGATGGACGGCTTCCTCTCCAAACCCCTGGACTTTTCCACCCTGGCGGAGAGCCTGTCTCCCTGGTTGGGGGGAGAGGATAACGCCCCCTCGGAGGTTTCGCCGGGGGGGGCGGAAGGGGCGGGGGAAGGGGTGCAGACTCCCAGCCCCCCGGACTACGACCGGGAGGGTCTGATGAGGCGCCTGGGGGGAGACGAGGACCTGGCGGCGGAGATCCACCGAGCCTTCCTGGGGGATCTGCCCCGACAGCTCCGGATGCTTGAGGACCTGGTGGACCGGGGGGAGGCGGCGGAGGCGGGGCTTCGGGCCCACACCATCAAGGGGGCCGCCGCCAACGTGGGAGCGGAGGCCCTGCGGGAGGCGGCCTGGGAGATGGAGCAGGCGGGGCGAAGGGGCGACGGGGAGGCCTTGTCTTCCTGGCTCCCGGAGGTGCGGGTCCGGTTCCTGCGGTTCCGCGAGAGGGTGGAGGCGATGGGCCGTGAAGGTTCTGGTGGCGGAGGATGA